The following are encoded in a window of Urocitellus parryii isolate mUroPar1 chromosome 7, mUroPar1.hap1, whole genome shotgun sequence genomic DNA:
- the Tmem97 gene encoding sigma intracellular receptor 2: MIVKRSLDFLLGFYFLSHIPITLFLDLQVVLPRQLYSVKLRNLLAWYAEEFKDPLIQSTPVWFQSFVFCELLFQLPFFPAATYAFFKGNCKWIRMPAIIYSVHTLTTLIPILSTFLFGDFSKASGFKGVGPESFHDRITLMAIYAPYFIVPFILLLFMLKNPYREEKRKKK; the protein is encoded by the exons ATGATCGTCAAGCGCAGCCTTGACTTTCTGCTGGGCTTCTACTTTCTCTCCCACATCCCCATCACCCTGTTTTTGGACCTGCAGGTGGTGCTGCCGCGACAATTATACTCGGTCAAG CTCAGAAACCTGCTGGCTTGGTATGCTGAAGAGTTCAAAGACCCTCTGATACAGAGCACCCCAGTGTGGTTCCAGTCCTTTGTGTTTTGTGAGCTTTTGTTTCAGCTGCCCTTCTTTCCCGCTGCAACATATGCCTTCTTCAAAG gAAATTGCAAGTGGATCCGTATGCCTGCAATCATCTACTCAGTTCACACCCTGACAACATTAATTCCAATTCTCTCCACATTTCTATTTGGGGATTTCTCCAAAGCCAGTGGTTTCAAAGGAGTAGGTCCTGAGAGTTTCCATGATCGAATAACCCTCATGGCCATCTATGCCCCCTACTTTATCGTTCCCTTCATACTTCTGTTGTTCATGTTGAAGAACCCCTACCgcgaggagaaaagaaagaaaaaatga